From a region of the Kwoniella mangroviensis CBS 8507 chromosome 1 map unlocalized Ctg01, whole genome shotgun sequence genome:
- a CDS encoding 60S ribosomal protein eL36, with the protein MADVEMSSAPVARSNLRYGGNKGRPTTVIPKTVKPSHKKGVKTEKKTFVKSIIREVAGFSPYEKRVMELLRNSKDKKAKKLTKKRLGTLLRSKRKIEELSSVIQEQRRHAGH; encoded by the exons ATGGCCGACGTTGAGATGTCCTCTGCTCCTGTAGCTCGATCCA ACCTCCGATACGGTGGTAACAAGGGACGACCCACCACTGTCATCCCTAAGACCGTTAAGCCTTCCCACAAGAAGGGTGTCAAGAC CGAGAAGAAGACCTTCGTCAAGTCTATCATCCGAGAAGTTGCTGGATTCTCCCCATACGAGAAGAGAGTTATGGAATTGTTGAGAAATTCAAAGGACAAGAAGGCCAAGAAGCTCACcaagaagaga CTCGGTACCCTCCTCCGATccaagagaaagattgaaGAGCTCTCTTCAGTCATCCAAGAACAAAGACGACACGCCGGTCACTAA